A genomic region of Leptolyngbya sp. NIES-2104 contains the following coding sequences:
- a CDS encoding DUF554 domain-containing protein, translating into MLTSLFWLIHPATLNLWDKTSGTWINVATVLIGSILGLMLKGSLPSRMQRIITQGLGLLTLFLGVTMASSLLKVKIGVVDGVIIGLFAIVIGGLLGEWWQLETRLHSIGDRIKRMVKGGGSFTEGFVAASLLFCVGPLTIVGSLNNGLAGDNTLLSIKSAMDGLASIALSSSYGIGVMFSAVAIVIYQGGLSIASGLLAQSLPDPATAPAVLLTSGVGGLMVMGLGLNLLEIGKLSVAAFLPGLVLAPLFCAIIERLT; encoded by the coding sequence ATGCTGACATCGTTATTTTGGCTGATTCATCCTGCAACGCTAAATCTATGGGATAAAACCAGTGGCACTTGGATTAATGTGGCGACGGTCTTAATCGGAAGCATTTTAGGGCTAATGCTGAAAGGTAGTTTACCGAGCCGAATGCAGCGCATTATTACCCAGGGCTTGGGACTGTTGACGTTATTTCTAGGTGTCACGATGGCATCGAGCTTGCTTAAGGTCAAAATCGGCGTAGTGGATGGCGTGATTATTGGACTGTTCGCGATCGTGATCGGCGGTTTGCTCGGTGAATGGTGGCAACTCGAAACACGATTGCATTCGATCGGCGATCGCATTAAACGTATGGTGAAAGGGGGCGGCAGTTTTACCGAAGGATTTGTGGCGGCAAGTTTATTGTTTTGTGTCGGACCGCTGACGATCGTGGGAAGTTTGAACAATGGACTTGCTGGAGATAATACGCTGTTATCGATTAAATCAGCGATGGATGGACTGGCTTCGATCGCGTTAAGTAGCAGTTACGGGATCGGGGTGATGTTTTCTGCGGTGGCGATCGTAATTTATCAAGGTGGATTGTCGATCGCGTCGGGATTACTGGCGCAGTCATTGCCTGATCCAGCGACGGCTCCAGCGGTTTTGTTGACTTCTGGAGTGGGTGGATTAATGGTGATGGGACTGGGCTTAAACCTGTTGGAGATTGGAAAATTGAGCGTTGCTGCATTTCTACCCGGATTGGTTCTTGCACCGTTGTTTTGTGCAATCATCGAGCGATTGACGTAA
- a CDS encoding methyltransferase domain-containing protein, whose protein sequence is MKWNPRDYAQNSNAQLKWARELRSRLSLHGSESILDVGCGDGKITADFAEALPNGQVMGIDSSQEMIAYAQETYSISNLSFACVDARSLNFANQFDLIFSNAVLHWVDNHPAFLQGAYRALNSNGRLITSCGGAGGAIDILDTFAQIVAQNPWHKYFPEFRNPYHFYGTTEYEPWLKAAGFNIDRLELVPKDMTHSGESGLASWFRTTWLPFTQAVPESDRDRFISEVTQTYLAKFPLDANGFAHVQMVRLEVEAHR, encoded by the coding sequence ATGAAATGGAATCCTCGTGACTACGCACAGAATTCAAACGCTCAGTTGAAATGGGCAAGAGAACTACGATCGCGCTTATCACTCCACGGTTCAGAATCCATTCTCGATGTCGGTTGCGGGGATGGCAAAATCACAGCAGATTTCGCTGAGGCACTTCCAAACGGGCAAGTCATGGGGATTGATAGCTCACAAGAAATGATCGCTTATGCTCAGGAAACGTATTCGATATCGAATCTATCGTTTGCTTGTGTCGATGCGAGATCGCTGAACTTTGCGAATCAATTCGATCTGATTTTCTCAAATGCAGTGCTTCACTGGGTCGATAATCATCCCGCTTTTCTTCAGGGAGCTTATCGCGCTCTTAATTCAAATGGTCGATTAATCACGTCCTGCGGTGGAGCCGGAGGCGCGATCGACATTCTCGATACGTTTGCCCAAATCGTTGCTCAAAATCCCTGGCACAAATACTTTCCAGAATTTCGCAACCCTTATCATTTCTACGGCACAACCGAATACGAACCCTGGTTAAAAGCAGCAGGCTTTAATATCGATCGCCTCGAACTCGTTCCAAAAGATATGACACACTCCGGTGAGTCCGGTCTAGCGAGTTGGTTCCGGACGACTTGGCTACCATTTACTCAGGCAGTTCCAGAATCAGACCGAGATCGCTTTATCTCAGAAGTCACACAAACTTACCTCGCTAAATTTCCACTCGACGCGAACGGATTCGCTCACGTCCAGATGGTGCGATTAGAAGTTGAGGCGCATCGTTAA
- a CDS encoding caspase family protein has protein sequence MKRRSLLQAAGMFCGAWGANQLLLSRASQVLAEPTSRKLALLIGINQYRNAGLNGCVTDIELQKELLIYRFGFQPSDIVVLTNQQATRSQIETVFTEHLIQQAKPNDVVVFHFSGFGSLQKLGTTAEDVQPVLLTADDPREDAIANVISQDTLLLLLRSLSTSQVTTVLDAGYFYPGYSQRGNLRLRSRERVPEATRPSDPISQLIPAELEFQEKLLVNTGLDRVQTRVKWRSGQFPGVVLSAANDQQFATESPWNGFSAGLFTYGLTQQLWQAIPSTTLRVNLRQASELIAKRVDPKQQPILMGQKSRDRPLKPYQISLIESAADGVITAIEDSGKIAQLWLGGLSPEILEAYSSGTVLKIENSDQLLQVFERNGLVAKARSLTESPNLQIGQRVRERIRALPKDVRLAIAIDANLNRVERVDAVSALSGLPKISAAIAGEQPADYLFSKVEETTQVAALNPDAMKGTISPAGYGLFSQGRDAIPQTTGESGEAVKLAVRRLAPRLQTLLGAKLLNLTSNAMTSQLSIRASLETADSSVAVQQTETVSSDSVSVIPSDGKILSFPVGTPIRLRVENRDVAPIHFVILGLDNRGLGIVLNLMQNERSQTSIASNETVTIPRSLTDWTLQAPSGLFELYLICSRAPFQQTQALLGTGAEFVRSLPNFLDVAQAVLQDLHRPGDPSLMNAPDLFALDMTTWATFRFTYQVV, from the coding sequence ATGAAACGTCGATCGCTATTGCAAGCAGCCGGAATGTTTTGCGGAGCCTGGGGAGCGAATCAACTCCTGCTGTCTCGTGCGTCTCAAGTTTTAGCAGAACCGACTTCCCGCAAACTTGCGCTCTTAATCGGAATCAATCAATATCGCAATGCTGGTTTAAATGGTTGCGTAACCGATATCGAACTACAAAAAGAATTGCTGATTTATCGATTTGGATTTCAGCCGAGTGATATCGTCGTGCTCACGAATCAGCAAGCAACACGATCACAAATCGAAACCGTTTTTACAGAACATTTGATCCAGCAAGCGAAACCGAATGATGTTGTTGTGTTTCACTTTAGCGGCTTTGGGAGTTTACAAAAGTTAGGAACGACCGCAGAAGATGTTCAACCTGTTTTACTCACCGCAGACGATCCCAGAGAAGACGCGATCGCGAATGTGATTTCTCAAGACACATTACTGCTGTTACTGCGATCGCTCTCAACCTCGCAGGTGACAACTGTTCTCGATGCAGGTTACTTTTATCCAGGCTATTCACAGCGCGGAAATCTAAGATTGCGGTCACGTGAACGTGTGCCAGAGGCAACGCGTCCCAGTGATCCAATCTCTCAATTAATTCCAGCTGAACTTGAATTCCAGGAAAAGCTATTGGTAAACACAGGACTCGATCGCGTTCAGACCCGCGTGAAATGGCGATCGGGACAATTTCCGGGAGTCGTTCTCTCGGCTGCAAACGATCAACAATTCGCGACGGAATCCCCGTGGAATGGATTTAGTGCAGGATTGTTTACATATGGATTAACTCAACAACTGTGGCAAGCGATTCCATCAACAACGCTGCGAGTGAATCTACGCCAAGCTTCTGAACTGATCGCGAAGCGAGTTGATCCGAAACAACAGCCGATTTTGATGGGACAGAAAAGCCGCGATCGACCGTTAAAACCGTATCAAATTTCATTAATCGAGTCGGCTGCGGATGGCGTAATTACTGCGATCGAAGACAGTGGCAAAATCGCTCAACTCTGGCTTGGAGGTTTATCACCCGAAATTCTAGAGGCTTATAGTTCTGGTACCGTCCTAAAAATTGAGAATTCTGATCAACTGCTTCAAGTCTTTGAGCGCAATGGATTAGTTGCAAAAGCGCGATCGCTAACTGAATCGCCAAATTTACAGATCGGTCAACGAGTGCGAGAACGAATTCGGGCACTTCCAAAAGATGTGCGGTTAGCGATCGCCATTGATGCAAACTTAAATCGAGTCGAGCGAGTCGATGCGGTGAGTGCATTATCGGGATTGCCAAAAATTTCGGCAGCGATCGCAGGTGAGCAACCCGCAGACTATCTGTTTAGCAAAGTGGAAGAAACGACTCAAGTTGCGGCACTCAATCCGGATGCGATGAAAGGCACGATTTCGCCTGCTGGATATGGACTCTTTTCACAAGGACGAGATGCAATCCCACAGACGACGGGTGAATCAGGTGAAGCGGTGAAGTTGGCAGTTCGGCGGTTAGCTCCTCGCTTACAAACGCTCTTAGGTGCAAAATTATTAAATCTAACGAGCAATGCGATGACCTCTCAGTTGTCGATTCGGGCTTCGCTTGAAACTGCGGATTCTAGTGTTGCAGTTCAACAAACCGAAACCGTTTCTTCTGATTCGGTTAGTGTGATTCCATCTGATGGAAAAATCTTATCGTTTCCGGTTGGCACTCCGATTCGGCTTCGTGTTGAAAATCGTGATGTTGCTCCAATTCATTTTGTAATTTTAGGACTTGATAATCGCGGCTTAGGAATCGTGCTTAATCTAATGCAAAACGAGCGATCGCAAACCTCGATCGCATCAAATGAAACGGTGACAATTCCGCGATCGCTCACCGATTGGACTCTTCAAGCACCGTCTGGATTGTTTGAACTCTATTTGATTTGCAGTCGCGCCCCATTCCAGCAAACTCAAGCTTTGTTGGGAACTGGAGCGGAATTTGTGCGATCGCTGCCGAATTTTCTCGATGTTGCTCAAGCTGTTTTACAAGATTTGCATCGACCGGGTGATCCGTCTTTGATGAACGCGCCCGATCTGTTTGCATTAGATATGACGACGTGGGCAACATTCCGATTTACGTATCAGGTTGTGTGA
- a CDS encoding aspartate aminotransferase family protein: protein MVLDFSLPESLDAFWMPFTANRQFKSKPRLMASAKDMHYTTVDGREVLDGTAGLWCVNAGHCRDRIVEAIHQQAATLDFSPTFQMGHPAPFALADRLAKMLPGDLDHVFFANSGSEAVDTALKIALSYHRVRGEASRTRLIGRERGYHGVGFGGISVGGIAPNRKFFGSLLPGVDHLPHTHNLEQNAFSRGQPQWGAHLADELERIVTLHDPSTIAAVIVEPVAGSTGVLIPPVGYLEKLRSICDKYGILLIFDEVITGFGRLGRGFGAEYFGVMPDLICVAKGITNAAVPMGAVFARSYIYDAFMHGQENAIELFHGYTYSGHPLACAAAMATLDIYEEEQLFDRARDLSPYWEEAMHSLKGLPHVIDVRNLGIVAGIELASIPGQPGVRAYNAMVNCFEQGLLVRTTGDIIALSPPLILEKQHIDQMVDRLGSVLKELA from the coding sequence ATGGTTTTAGATTTCTCCCTGCCGGAAAGCCTTGATGCCTTCTGGATGCCGTTTACTGCGAATCGTCAATTCAAATCGAAACCGCGCCTGATGGCATCTGCTAAAGATATGCACTACACGACGGTTGACGGTCGAGAAGTGTTGGATGGAACGGCGGGTTTGTGGTGCGTGAATGCGGGACATTGCCGCGATCGTATTGTTGAGGCAATCCACCAACAGGCGGCAACGCTGGATTTTTCGCCCACGTTTCAGATGGGACATCCTGCACCGTTTGCGTTAGCCGATCGCTTAGCAAAGATGCTTCCTGGCGACCTTGATCATGTCTTCTTTGCCAATTCTGGCTCTGAGGCGGTCGATACAGCGTTGAAGATTGCGCTCTCTTACCATCGGGTGCGAGGTGAGGCGAGTCGAACACGGTTGATCGGGCGAGAGCGGGGATATCACGGCGTTGGATTTGGCGGTATCTCAGTCGGTGGAATTGCACCGAATCGGAAGTTTTTCGGGAGTTTGTTGCCGGGAGTGGATCATCTACCGCACACGCACAATTTAGAGCAGAATGCGTTTAGTCGGGGTCAGCCGCAGTGGGGCGCACATCTGGCAGATGAGTTAGAGCGAATCGTTACTTTACACGATCCTTCGACGATCGCTGCTGTGATTGTCGAACCTGTTGCGGGTTCAACTGGAGTGCTGATTCCGCCTGTGGGATATTTGGAGAAACTTCGATCGATTTGCGACAAGTACGGCATTCTGCTGATCTTCGATGAAGTGATCACAGGCTTTGGAAGATTAGGACGCGGATTTGGGGCGGAATATTTTGGCGTAATGCCGGATCTGATCTGTGTAGCGAAAGGGATTACCAATGCTGCGGTTCCGATGGGTGCGGTGTTCGCGCGATCGTACATCTACGATGCGTTTATGCACGGGCAGGAAAACGCGATCGAGCTATTTCACGGTTATACCTATTCGGGGCATCCGTTAGCGTGTGCGGCAGCGATGGCAACATTGGATATTTACGAAGAGGAACAGTTATTCGATCGTGCTCGTGATCTTTCACCGTATTGGGAAGAAGCGATGCACTCGTTGAAAGGATTGCCGCATGTGATTGATGTGCGGAATTTGGGAATTGTTGCGGGGATTGAACTCGCTTCGATTCCAGGACAGCCAGGAGTTCGGGCTTACAATGCAATGGTGAACTGTTTTGAACAAGGATTGTTAGTTAGAACGACTGGAGACATTATCGCGTTATCGCCACCGTTAATTCTTGAGAAACAGCATATCGATCAGATGGTCGATCGATTGGGTAGCGTTTTAAAGGAATTGGCATGA
- the menH gene encoding 2-succinyl-6-hydroxy-2,4-cyclohexadiene-1-carboxylate synthase: MKNQLAFKLINRNDSMIVIFLHGFLGNGAEFDAIANRLPFSCLTLDLPGHGETRFSAQYTMENTANAIVHLLNELGIDRANLVGYSMGGRLALYLALNYPERFSKTVIESGSPGLKTAQERLERIERDRTLATQIETDFDQFLINWYNQPLFQSIKPHPNFNQMLKERSRNHPGEIARSLLEMGTGMQPSLWEKLRTHQNPLLLMVGEYDRKFVALNQEMVSICETAELAIVPDAGHNIHFEKPDLFVDRLKSFLRYVTTDILHQW, encoded by the coding sequence ATGAAAAATCAACTTGCATTCAAACTCATTAATCGAAATGATTCGATGATCGTGATATTCCTACATGGATTTCTAGGAAATGGTGCAGAGTTTGATGCGATCGCAAACCGATTACCGTTTTCCTGTCTTACTCTGGATCTTCCGGGTCATGGTGAAACTCGATTTTCGGCTCAGTACACAATGGAAAATACAGCAAATGCGATCGTTCATTTGCTGAACGAATTAGGCATCGATCGAGCGAATTTAGTCGGCTACTCGATGGGAGGACGGTTAGCGCTTTATCTTGCGTTGAATTACCCAGAGCGATTTTCAAAGACAGTAATCGAATCAGGTTCACCAGGATTAAAGACAGCACAAGAACGATTAGAAAGGATTGAGCGCGATCGCACTTTAGCGACTCAAATCGAGACAGATTTCGATCAGTTTTTAATCAATTGGTACAATCAGCCATTATTTCAATCGATCAAACCGCATCCGAATTTCAATCAAATGCTAAAAGAACGCTCGCGAAATCATCCGGGTGAAATAGCGCGATCGCTGCTCGAAATGGGAACAGGAATGCAGCCGAGTTTATGGGAGAAATTACGAACACATCAGAATCCGCTTTTGTTAATGGTGGGAGAATACGATCGAAAATTTGTCGCGCTGAATCAAGAAATGGTATCGATATGTGAAACGGCAGAGTTAGCGATCGTGCCTGATGCGGGGCATAACATTCACTTTGAGAAACCGGATTTGTTTGTCGATCGGCTTAAAAGTTTTTTGAGGTACGTTACAACTGACATCTTGCACCAATGGTAA